The Anaerolineales bacterium region AATCGTTCGTCGCGCCGTAATGCGCCACGTTGAAGATCGGCGCTTTCTTATCGGTGTTGACCGCGATGATCAATTCGGCGTCCTTCATGCCTTCGAGATGTTCGGGCGCGCCAGAGATCCCGAGCATGAGATACAACTTCGGCTTGACCTTGAGTCCCGACTTGCCGACCTGCCTTGTGCGCGGCAGCCAGCCCGCGTCCACGACGGGACGCGAAGCGGAGACGACTGCCCCAAGTTTTCCCGCCAACTCTTCCGCCAACTCCACGTTCTCCTGCCCGCCGATGCCGCGTCCGATCGAAACCAACTTCGCCTGCGCGGTGATGTCCACGTCGCCGCCAGCGGGTTTGATCGCTTCGACAAATTTCACTTTCAACGAACCCGCGTCGATCGGCGAAGCCATCGTTGTCGCCGCCGTCGAGCCTTGTCCCGCCTCCGCAGGAAACGAACCCGCCAGGCACGCGGCAATCGCCATGCCGCCTTCGGGCGCAACGTCCGCGATCAACTTGCCGCCGTACGCCTGGCAACTCATCGTCATATCCGCGCCGATGTCCCTCACTGCCGTCGCGCACGGAACGCCCATCCGCGCCGAAAGCCACGCGGCGATGTCCATGCCCGCCGCCGTCCAGCCGAACATGACCAGGCGCGGAGATTTTTCTTTGACCAGCGCCTCAACGATTTTTCCATACGCTTCGGGATTGAACGGACTCAGCGCCGCGTCCTCAATGTGGATCGTGGAATCGGACGCGAATACATTCGCCGCGACTCCGCTTCCGACCACGATTGCAACTGCCTGCCCGCCCCAAGCCGACGCCAACTCTTTGGCTTTTCCAACCATCTCAAACGACACATCCGAAAATTTTCCATCCATGTGTTCGGTGATTACAAAGACATCGTTGCTCATGTGAGTATCTCC contains the following coding sequences:
- a CDS encoding electron transfer flavoprotein subunit alpha/FixB family protein gives rise to the protein MSNDVFVITEHMDGKFSDVSFEMVGKAKELASAWGGQAVAIVVGSGVAANVFASDSTIHIEDAALSPFNPEAYGKIVEALVKEKSPRLVMFGWTAAGMDIAAWLSARMGVPCATAVRDIGADMTMSCQAYGGKLIADVAPEGGMAIAACLAGSFPAEAGQGSTAATTMASPIDAGSLKVKFVEAIKPAGGDVDITAQAKLVSIGRGIGGQENVELAEELAGKLGAVVSASRPVVDAGWLPRTRQVGKSGLKVKPKLYLMLGISGAPEHLEGMKDAELIIAVNTDKKAPIFNVAHYGATNDLFEVAEAMLELL